A genome region from Chthonomonas sp. includes the following:
- a CDS encoding ATP-binding cassette domain-containing protein, whose protein sequence is MRLATRNLGRSFGPLAALADVSLEFAPSSIHAVIGENGAGKSTLMNLLGGHLLPSGGEILIDGAPIVVSSPQVAQRLGIEMVHQHFQLVPNFTVAENLALAMASRSATFPGVGSLAEPALARAAELGWTFRGEDRVGDLSVGAQQRLEITKCLVESCRVLILDEPTAVLSPGQVEDLFGVLRGLRDRGVTILLIAHKLREILDIADHISVLRLGRLVLSQPRSEVTEGELARAMLGAERVESAGTSVVKTGRDEPVAQPGEILGIGGVDGNGQKEYAERLVREGDAAYIPQDRQHEGLALTMTVADNLALGPIASRAWRGWLPLSKVQVWAQDLIEKYRIKVGRSRDLAGSLSGGNQQKIVLARALSGEPTAIVAMNPTRGLDFASTEFVHEQLRAAAQRGAAVTLISSDRDELDAVADRVLYMVRGEMRTTFEEAIQ, encoded by the coding sequence GTGCGGCTGGCGACGCGAAATCTGGGTCGATCGTTTGGGCCGCTCGCGGCCCTCGCCGACGTATCGCTAGAATTCGCGCCGAGCTCGATCCACGCTGTCATCGGCGAAAACGGGGCCGGGAAATCAACGCTGATGAATCTCCTCGGTGGGCATCTTTTGCCTTCCGGCGGTGAGATTCTGATTGATGGCGCGCCAATTGTGGTCTCCAGCCCCCAGGTTGCGCAGCGGCTGGGCATCGAAATGGTGCATCAGCACTTTCAGTTGGTGCCCAATTTTACGGTCGCCGAGAACTTGGCTCTCGCCATGGCGAGCCGGTCGGCGACATTTCCGGGAGTTGGTTCGTTGGCTGAACCCGCGTTGGCCCGAGCCGCCGAGCTCGGCTGGACGTTTCGCGGCGAGGACCGCGTGGGCGACCTTTCGGTCGGGGCGCAGCAACGGCTCGAAATCACCAAGTGTTTGGTCGAAAGTTGCCGCGTTCTGATCCTGGATGAGCCGACGGCGGTGCTTTCGCCCGGCCAGGTCGAAGACCTCTTTGGCGTCTTGCGCGGGCTGCGCGATCGCGGCGTCACGATCCTGCTGATTGCCCACAAATTGCGCGAAATCTTGGACATTGCCGACCACATTTCGGTGCTCCGCCTGGGGCGGTTGGTGCTCAGCCAACCCCGCTCTGAGGTGACGGAGGGCGAACTGGCCCGCGCAATGCTTGGCGCGGAGCGAGTGGAATCCGCAGGGACAAGCGTGGTCAAGACAGGTCGGGATGAGCCCGTTGCACAGCCCGGGGAGATCCTCGGGATCGGCGGCGTGGACGGCAACGGACAGAAGGAATACGCCGAGCGCCTGGTGCGCGAGGGCGACGCCGCTTACATTCCCCAGGATCGCCAACACGAGGGGCTCGCGCTCACCATGACGGTGGCCGACAACCTCGCGCTGGGTCCGATTGCCAGCCGCGCATGGCGCGGGTGGTTGCCGCTTAGCAAGGTGCAAGTTTGGGCGCAAGACCTGATTGAGAAGTACCGCATTAAAGTCGGCCGCTCGCGCGACCTGGCCGGATCGCTGAGTGGAGGAAACCAGCAAAAAATTGTACTGGCGCGCGCGCTGAGCGGCGAGCCGACCGCGATTGTCGCCATGAACCCGACGCGCGGTTTGGACTTCGCCAGCACGGAGTTTGTCCACGAACAACTCCGCGCAGCGGCCCAGCGAGGCGCAGCGGTGACCCTCATCAGCAGTGATCGCGACGAGCTCGATGCCGTGGCGGACCGAGTTTTGTATATGGTTCGCGGCGAAATGCGCACGACCTTTGAGGAGGCGATCCAGTGA
- a CDS encoding 6-carboxytetrahydropterin synthase, translating into MPVVELTRQVTFASGHRYWRSDLTPAENEALFGPIASPYNHGHNYTLEATFAGEISPADGMVINIKTLDDMIRRQVTDEFNGKSINDEVAHFASASPSLENLLHYISRKLDPPAEARLTSLLLREMPDLWGAWRADQPTMISLTRSYEFAASHRLHIAALSDAENQELFGKCNNRNGHGHNYILEVTVTGEPDATTGWICDLLALDEVVNARVVDRYDHKSLNEDIPEFAGLNPTSEVVAQVIFDRLRGQTPAKLAEVRLWETARSAFTVRDS; encoded by the coding sequence ATGCCGGTGGTGGAGTTAACGCGACAAGTGACTTTTGCCAGCGGGCACCGCTATTGGCGGAGTGACCTCACGCCCGCCGAGAACGAAGCGCTGTTCGGGCCGATTGCCTCGCCTTACAATCACGGCCACAACTACACGCTTGAGGCCACGTTCGCCGGCGAGATCAGCCCCGCCGACGGCATGGTCATCAACATCAAAACGCTCGACGACATGATCCGGCGTCAGGTGACCGACGAATTCAACGGCAAGTCCATCAACGACGAGGTGGCGCACTTCGCCAGCGCGTCGCCGAGTCTGGAGAATCTGCTCCACTACATCAGCCGCAAACTCGACCCACCCGCCGAGGCGCGCCTTACTTCCCTGCTTCTGCGTGAAATGCCCGACCTCTGGGGCGCTTGGCGCGCCGACCAACCCACCATGATCTCCCTCACTCGATCCTACGAATTTGCCGCCAGCCATCGCCTGCACATCGCCGCCCTCAGCGACGCCGAGAATCAGGAGCTCTTCGGCAAGTGCAACAACCGCAACGGGCACGGCCACAACTACATTTTGGAAGTCACGGTGACCGGCGAACCGGATGCGACAACCGGCTGGATTTGCGACCTGCTCGCGCTGGATGAAGTGGTGAACGCCCGGGTGGTGGACCGCTACGATCACAAATCCTTGAACGAAGATATCCCCGAGTTCGCGGGTCTCAACCCCACCAGCGAGGTGGTGGCGCAGGTGATCTTCGATCGCTTACGCGGTCAGACGCCGGCAAAGCTCGCCGAAGTGCGGCTGTGGGAAACCGCGCGGAGCGCATTTACCGTACGAGACTCGTAA
- a CDS encoding peptide ABC transporter substrate-binding protein, producing the protein MTKLVRLFVAASAASLLLVGCGKSESGGGFSKLSNQGKENTFRYTIVTSPTTLDPHRVEDGDTIDMLSQVYEGLVAWSPKSEVEPAIAESWEIKDGGTTYVFKIREGVKFHDGKALTAEDCKWSLERACNPKLASPVAVTYLDAIVGVREKFAGTAPDIKGVTVTGPFELTVKIDKPRPYFLAKLTYLTSAVLPKDSVAVDKEIAGPFDMIGTGPFKMASYVPDSLVKQVAFKDYWGGEPKLLEIERPVVKDAEARLNKYRSGEVDLVQLERQQIDPFLKDPKYKDHVKYFDRPAIWYVGFSPKGYKPFADVRVRRAFAMAINRDVIVNELLGGVNKIATGILPPGVAGARETVPGITYNPAEAKSLLASAGFADGKGLPPLEFNFRDNRPDIKSAAVRIAEDLKTNLGVSVNIRSMEWGAYLEKRNRGELQLFHMRWGADYLDPENFLSLLLTTNGAENKIGYSNPKVDTLCAQADVMDNGPDRWSLYAQAEDLILQDAPWLPLYFQRDAELINPRVTGLRESLFGHLPHTTVELKN; encoded by the coding sequence ATGACGAAACTGGTTCGCCTTTTTGTCGCGGCTTCGGCCGCCTCGCTCCTCCTTGTCGGCTGTGGTAAGTCCGAAAGTGGCGGCGGATTCTCCAAGCTCAGCAATCAGGGCAAGGAAAACACGTTCCGCTACACCATCGTGACCAGCCCCACGACGCTGGACCCGCACCGTGTGGAAGATGGCGACACCATCGACATGCTCAGCCAGGTCTATGAAGGTCTGGTCGCGTGGAGTCCCAAGTCCGAAGTCGAACCCGCGATCGCCGAAAGTTGGGAGATTAAGGACGGTGGCACGACCTACGTGTTCAAGATTCGCGAAGGCGTGAAGTTCCACGATGGTAAGGCGCTCACCGCTGAGGACTGCAAGTGGTCACTGGAGCGTGCTTGCAACCCCAAGCTTGCCTCGCCGGTCGCCGTTACCTACCTTGACGCCATTGTCGGCGTTCGCGAAAAGTTTGCCGGAACCGCGCCGGATATCAAGGGCGTCACCGTCACCGGCCCCTTCGAACTCACCGTCAAGATTGACAAGCCTCGCCCCTACTTCCTGGCGAAGCTCACCTACCTCACCAGCGCCGTACTGCCCAAGGACAGCGTCGCGGTGGATAAGGAAATCGCCGGTCCGTTTGACATGATCGGCACCGGCCCGTTCAAAATGGCCAGCTACGTACCAGATTCTCTGGTCAAGCAAGTCGCATTCAAGGACTACTGGGGCGGCGAACCCAAGCTCCTTGAGATCGAGCGCCCGGTCGTCAAAGACGCCGAAGCCCGCCTCAATAAGTACCGCAGCGGCGAAGTGGACTTGGTCCAACTCGAGCGACAACAGATCGATCCGTTCCTCAAGGACCCCAAGTACAAGGATCACGTCAAGTATTTCGATCGCCCCGCCATTTGGTATGTGGGCTTCTCGCCGAAGGGCTATAAGCCGTTCGCCGACGTGCGCGTCCGCCGCGCCTTCGCCATGGCCATCAACCGCGACGTCATCGTGAACGAACTGCTCGGCGGCGTCAACAAGATCGCGACTGGCATTCTGCCACCAGGCGTGGCTGGTGCCCGCGAAACCGTGCCCGGGATTACGTACAATCCCGCCGAAGCCAAGAGCCTCCTCGCGTCGGCTGGTTTTGCCGATGGCAAGGGTCTGCCGCCGCTGGAATTCAACTTCCGCGATAACCGACCCGACATCAAATCCGCCGCCGTCCGTATCGCCGAAGACCTTAAAACCAACCTCGGGGTGAGCGTCAACATCCGCAGCATGGAGTGGGGTGCCTACCTCGAAAAGCGCAATCGCGGCGAGTTGCAACTGTTCCACATGCGCTGGGGTGCCGACTATCTCGACCCGGAAAACTTCCTGAGCTTGCTCCTGACCACCAATGGCGCGGAAAACAAGATCGGCTATTCGAACCCGAAAGTTGACACGCTGTGCGCGCAAGCCGACGTGATGGACAACGGTCCGGATCGCTGGTCGCTGTACGCCCAGGCCGAGGATTTGATCCTGCAAGATGCGCCGTGGTTGCCGCTCTACTTCCAGCGCGACGCGGAACTCATTAATCCCCGCGTGACCGGGCTGCGCGAGTCGCTGTTTGGTCACCTCCCGCACACCACCGTCGAGCTGAAGAACTAG
- a CDS encoding (2Fe-2S)-binding protein, translated as MAMHTVTVPGKGSFEVEEGTKLVLAIEQNGIDISHRCGGNARCTTCQVHFSSEEPPMGEAELNCLTEDGDLGKYRLSCQIRVDRDMTVAPQMLASDKGWEPGPEIEP; from the coding sequence ATGGCAATGCACACCGTCACCGTTCCAGGAAAGGGCTCGTTTGAAGTTGAGGAAGGCACAAAGTTGGTCCTCGCGATTGAGCAAAACGGCATCGACATTTCGCACCGTTGCGGGGGCAACGCGCGCTGCACCACGTGCCAAGTGCACTTCTCCTCGGAAGAACCTCCGATGGGCGAGGCCGAACTGAATTGCCTGACGGAAGATGGCGACCTCGGCAAATACCGCCTGAGCTGCCAGATTCGGGTGGATCGCGACATGACGGTCGCGCCGCAGATGCTCGCCAGCGACAAGGGTTGGGAGCCGGGACCGGAAATCGAACCCTAA
- a CDS encoding LemA family protein yields the protein MDARLVGLILLAVIALYAVLTFNRFVQMRHRVTNAWQQVEIQLSTRDRLVDQLLELDALHAEHQREMVGEILQARQRLAECNGVGPCAEANLAMREALTRFLTIVEDYPNAPEIADSLVRQIGRAEDKVAFTQQFYNDRVTALNTKLDMFPSRWVGKLAKVSRAELFDAEPSRAMPTLRA from the coding sequence TTGGACGCGCGACTGGTCGGACTGATCTTGCTCGCGGTGATTGCCCTTTATGCGGTGCTCACCTTCAATCGCTTCGTCCAGATGCGGCACCGAGTGACCAACGCGTGGCAGCAAGTGGAGATTCAACTGTCCACGCGCGACCGTTTGGTGGACCAACTTTTAGAACTCGACGCCCTCCATGCGGAGCATCAGCGCGAAATGGTCGGCGAGATTCTGCAAGCTCGTCAGCGGCTCGCCGAATGCAACGGCGTGGGGCCGTGCGCCGAGGCAAACCTAGCCATGCGCGAGGCTCTCACGCGATTTTTGACAATTGTGGAGGACTATCCGAACGCGCCGGAAATCGCCGACAGTCTCGTCCGACAAATCGGTCGAGCCGAGGACAAAGTCGCCTTCACGCAGCAGTTCTACAACGACCGAGTGACGGCTTTAAATACGAAGTTGGACATGTTCCCCTCCCGCTGGGTGGGGAAACTGGCAAAGGTCAGTCGCGCCGAACTCTTCGACGCTGAACCCAGCCGCGCGATGCCTACGCTGCGCGCTTGA
- a CDS encoding ABC transporter permease, with amino-acid sequence MIALILLFSTPIALAAIGEVIHQRAGLLNIGLEGTMLGGALAGALVSLTIGDPWLGLLAGIVAGVAIGLLQALFTVWLALDQVVIGTAINLTMLGVTSTVFRAQFGRSGELLSLPELPKIGGIDPVVILMLVLVVGAGWLLRFSRWGLLARASGENPEALRASGTSVNRVRLQAVVLASALAGLGGAHLSIGVAQSFAENMVAGRGFMALAMVTFGRWSPTYAVLAAMLIGLVETLQYRAQAMGWGLPPQLFVSLPYVSALAVLIILGRGTRQPASLGVPYRRMK; translated from the coding sequence GTGATTGCGCTGATTCTGCTGTTCTCCACGCCCATCGCGCTGGCCGCCATCGGCGAGGTGATTCACCAACGCGCGGGCCTGCTCAATATCGGCCTGGAAGGCACCATGCTGGGCGGGGCGCTAGCCGGTGCCTTGGTATCACTCACCATCGGAGATCCGTGGCTCGGGCTCCTCGCCGGTATCGTCGCCGGCGTTGCCATCGGCCTCTTGCAAGCCTTGTTTACGGTCTGGCTCGCGCTGGATCAAGTGGTCATCGGCACGGCGATCAACCTCACGATGCTCGGCGTGACAAGCACGGTGTTCCGCGCCCAATTCGGACGGAGCGGCGAGCTGCTGAGCCTGCCCGAACTGCCCAAGATCGGCGGTATCGACCCCGTGGTCATCCTCATGCTCGTCCTTGTCGTGGGCGCGGGGTGGCTGTTGAGGTTCAGCCGCTGGGGATTGCTGGCCCGGGCGAGCGGCGAAAACCCGGAGGCCCTACGCGCCTCGGGAACCAGCGTCAATCGCGTGCGGCTGCAGGCCGTGGTGTTAGCGAGCGCCCTCGCCGGGCTCGGCGGCGCGCACCTGAGCATTGGGGTGGCCCAAAGTTTCGCCGAGAACATGGTCGCCGGGCGCGGATTTATGGCCCTTGCCATGGTCACGTTTGGGCGTTGGTCGCCGACCTACGCGGTGCTCGCGGCCATGCTCATCGGCCTTGTCGAGACCCTGCAATACCGCGCGCAGGCCATGGGCTGGGGTTTGCCGCCCCAGCTTTTCGTCTCGTTGCCGTATGTCAGCGCGCTGGCTGTGCTCATCATTCTGGGTCGCGGAACCCGGCAACCCGCATCACTTGGCGTTCCGTATCGTAGAATGAAGTGA
- a CDS encoding helix-turn-helix transcriptional regulator: MKELVVTLSLDRPADGPVWTQGGPRGQLCPSREPAWRGEGVLRAKLPVTGGKLDSLWLNFAVPEPHGREATLFEVAVFRSGQRVFRKSIRTTHLRVAGSSGDGIAQHAVGCVAMANSPHWPVHDLNLQVGRVEGADEIHITPRCPLLVFDLYAELRSEVGCPFHSHSAGVSLAELGSVIRIGDRRRFDEALAQLRRSLSQSADLDEARGLALTFLAVIAAALLELGAPRSLHRHQLDMARQLDGLTSLEAVITLTSDEATKLLAEVVPVELDDTPPQIAAALEFLDRQFAQPLNDSDVADQVGLSTSHFRYLFRQATGEPFQKYLLRLRLEKARLLLQDHNLTVSEVTHMVGFVSAAHFTRSFSRRFGYSPSQVR, from the coding sequence TTGAAGGAACTCGTCGTCACCCTGAGTCTCGATCGTCCGGCCGATGGCCCGGTCTGGACTCAGGGGGGTCCGCGCGGCCAGCTTTGCCCGAGTCGCGAACCGGCCTGGCGCGGCGAAGGCGTGTTGCGGGCCAAGCTGCCCGTTACGGGCGGAAAACTCGACTCGCTCTGGCTCAATTTTGCGGTTCCCGAACCGCATGGCCGCGAGGCCACGCTGTTTGAGGTCGCGGTTTTCCGGAGCGGTCAACGCGTGTTCCGCAAATCCATTCGCACCACGCACCTGCGCGTCGCGGGAAGCAGCGGCGACGGCATCGCGCAACACGCGGTCGGATGCGTGGCCATGGCGAATTCGCCGCACTGGCCCGTGCACGATTTGAACCTGCAGGTGGGCCGCGTGGAGGGCGCTGACGAAATTCACATTACGCCCCGCTGCCCGTTGCTGGTCTTTGACCTTTACGCCGAACTCCGCAGCGAAGTGGGCTGTCCGTTCCACTCGCATTCGGCGGGCGTTTCGCTGGCCGAACTCGGTTCGGTCATTCGCATCGGCGATCGCCGCCGCTTCGACGAAGCTCTCGCGCAACTCCGTCGCTCGCTATCACAATCCGCCGATCTCGATGAGGCGCGCGGGCTCGCCCTGACGTTTCTGGCGGTCATCGCCGCCGCTCTCCTGGAGCTTGGCGCACCGCGGAGCCTGCACCGCCACCAGCTTGACATGGCCCGGCAACTCGACGGCCTGACCAGCCTTGAAGCGGTGATTACCCTTACGAGCGACGAAGCGACCAAGCTGCTCGCCGAGGTGGTGCCGGTGGAACTCGACGACACGCCGCCGCAGATTGCCGCCGCGCTGGAGTTTCTGGATCGCCAGTTCGCGCAGCCCCTCAACGATTCCGATGTCGCCGACCAAGTCGGCCTGAGCACGTCGCACTTCCGCTACCTGTTCCGGCAGGCGACCGGCGAGCCGTTCCAAAAGTACTTGTTGCGGCTGCGCTTGGAAAAAGCTCGGCTGCTGCTGCAAGACCACAACCTCACGGTCAGCGAAGTCACCCACATGGTCGGCTTTGTCAGCGCCGCTCACTTCACGCGCTCGTTTTCGCGCCGGTTTGGATACTCGCCGTCGCAGGTGCGCTAA
- a CDS encoding ABC transporter permease, with protein sequence MAVFLTLCLTLLALGLPVGDSLAILFKGGLANKFGLSRTLVNATPLLLAGLGVIVAWRAGMYSIGGEGQFICGGIAGALLFAVMPGAPPLLLLAASVVGGAALAVLVAWLQIRRGVQLVISTILLNFVALQLLEWVSAGPLRDPGGGVPMTKRLPDTQMLLRWDRQIDLHFGVPLAVTIAILVFLFLYRTTYGFSLRFVGQNPVAAEVNRLPVSRIQLGAMALSGALCGLAGGVEYAGMAGQLGASFSQNWGFLAIPVAILGGLHPLGVVVSALAFGMLIAGTDQLARTGGAQSSIVAIIQGVSMLLVIAFAELNRRRQMREGAA encoded by the coding sequence TTGGCGGTTTTCCTCACCTTATGCCTGACGCTTCTGGCGCTCGGATTGCCGGTCGGCGACTCGCTGGCGATCTTGTTTAAGGGCGGGTTGGCGAATAAGTTTGGGCTCTCGCGAACCCTCGTCAACGCGACTCCGCTGCTGCTAGCCGGGCTCGGCGTGATCGTCGCGTGGCGCGCCGGAATGTATAGCATTGGCGGCGAAGGCCAGTTCATTTGTGGCGGAATCGCGGGCGCGCTCCTGTTTGCCGTGATGCCCGGAGCGCCACCGCTTTTGTTGCTGGCCGCAAGTGTAGTCGGCGGAGCGGCGCTGGCCGTCCTCGTGGCTTGGCTCCAGATTCGGCGCGGCGTTCAGCTCGTCATCAGCACGATTCTGCTCAACTTTGTGGCGCTCCAGTTGCTCGAATGGGTGAGCGCGGGGCCGCTTCGCGACCCCGGTGGCGGCGTGCCGATGACAAAGCGCTTGCCCGACACGCAGATGCTGTTGCGGTGGGATCGCCAGATTGACCTCCACTTCGGAGTGCCGCTGGCCGTCACCATCGCGATTCTGGTGTTTCTGTTTCTCTACCGCACCACCTACGGGTTTTCGCTCCGCTTTGTCGGCCAAAACCCCGTCGCGGCGGAGGTGAATCGGCTGCCAGTCTCGCGGATTCAACTCGGTGCCATGGCGCTCAGCGGGGCACTTTGCGGGCTCGCGGGTGGAGTGGAATACGCCGGGATGGCGGGGCAACTCGGCGCGAGTTTCAGCCAAAACTGGGGGTTCCTTGCGATCCCGGTCGCCATTTTGGGCGGCTTGCATCCGCTGGGAGTGGTCGTCAGCGCCCTCGCCTTTGGCATGCTCATCGCCGGGACCGACCAACTCGCGCGCACCGGAGGCGCGCAAAGTAGCATTGTCGCCATCATTCAGGGCGTTAGTATGCTGCTGGTGATTGCGTTCGCCGAGCTCAACCGACGCCGCCAAATGCGGGAGGGCGCGGCGTGA
- a CDS encoding DinB family protein, which translates to MDQLFDAYMRNQKMIDNLVSLITPENRHVKPSADGMPLDEQLAHLQNTRRFWLSSTGSTELDSFGRNYRQVSEEEWVPIDSLDEMRTNLDASAAAVVSLTKRLLAEGATVCGAYDHPLYFLQHMLWHDGYHFALIHLALRNAGVEISEEWEESHVWGLWRDESRLSWD; encoded by the coding sequence GTGGACCAACTCTTTGACGCCTACATGCGCAACCAAAAAATGATCGACAATCTTGTGAGTCTGATCACGCCGGAAAACCGCCACGTGAAGCCGAGCGCCGACGGCATGCCGCTCGATGAGCAGCTTGCCCACCTGCAAAATACGCGCCGGTTTTGGCTGAGCAGCACGGGCAGCACCGAGCTGGATTCCTTTGGCCGCAACTACCGCCAGGTTTCCGAAGAAGAATGGGTGCCCATCGACTCGCTTGACGAAATGCGCACCAACCTTGACGCGAGCGCGGCGGCGGTGGTCAGCCTCACTAAGCGCCTTTTGGCCGAAGGTGCCACGGTGTGTGGCGCGTACGATCACCCGCTGTATTTTCTTCAGCACATGCTTTGGCACGACGGATATCACTTCGCGCTGATTCATCTGGCCCTCCGCAACGCGGGCGTCGAGATTTCTGAGGAATGGGAAGAATCCCACGTGTGGGGACTGTGGCGCGATGAGAGTCGCCTGAGCTGGGACTAA
- a CDS encoding outer membrane lipoprotein-sorting protein has product MISTIALVALATPLVAPTIDDYIPKFRDAAFTMKVGQANFAELRKINKDFADSYRFKTTDVKMKEPFKLRVEGKLDGSSIMYIINGKNKLVKVPRSKISFRDNVANSPGKIQTPLDFGLITASIFDDFYRASFVRNDRATGDVVFDLTYEPRFKDNTRQRVFIEPTTKLLTKREWYNRKGDLMAIFTYGGAAKDSGSGVYFPTTLTVRNADNKVAGTATYTDLKVNDGLSESLFELK; this is encoded by the coding sequence ATGATTTCAACAATTGCCCTTGTAGCCCTCGCCACGCCGCTCGTGGCTCCCACCATTGACGACTACATCCCGAAGTTCCGCGACGCCGCTTTTACCATGAAAGTAGGGCAGGCCAACTTTGCCGAACTCCGCAAGATCAACAAGGATTTCGCCGACTCGTACCGGTTTAAGACGACCGACGTGAAGATGAAGGAGCCGTTTAAGTTGCGCGTCGAAGGGAAACTCGATGGTAGCAGCATCATGTATATCATCAACGGCAAGAACAAGCTGGTGAAGGTGCCGCGCTCCAAGATCAGTTTCCGCGACAACGTGGCCAACAGCCCCGGCAAGATCCAGACTCCGCTCGATTTTGGGCTGATCACGGCTAGTATCTTCGATGATTTCTACCGAGCCTCGTTCGTGCGGAACGACCGCGCCACCGGCGACGTGGTATTCGATCTCACCTACGAACCCCGATTTAAGGACAACACGCGCCAGCGCGTGTTCATTGAACCCACCACAAAGCTGCTGACGAAGCGCGAATGGTACAACCGGAAGGGCGATTTGATGGCGATTTTCACCTATGGCGGCGCCGCCAAGGATTCCGGTTCGGGCGTCTATTTCCCGACAACGCTGACCGTTCGCAACGCGGACAATAAGGTCGCCGGCACCGCCACTTACACCGATCTTAAGGTGAACGACGGGCTGAGCGAGAGCTTGTTTGAGCTGAAGTAG
- a CDS encoding BMP family protein, which translates to MTIRFGLIALSVLAAIAGCGNKPTEEQPAASGGGGAKSDKEFKVALLTPGPVSDSGWNAMANDGLIQIEGDLGAKITQRESTGTKIRDDLRAFGQEGYSLVIGHGYEYNEPAVEVSKDFPDTVFVTSSGGKSSKNSGAFRFYLEQGFYIAGYVAGSMTKSGKVAMIGGPDVPSIRSTFKGFRAGALAANPNVKVIETFTGKESDVAAAKLATTAALAEGADFVIHQANAAAQGVFDACKEKGAFAFGANSDQNSNASGVVIGSALINAKPAFVALAREVKEGKYGGGIKLMGIDIGAIDFVWNPALDAKVPAELKEKVKTLADDLRTGKILAPKDEF; encoded by the coding sequence ATGACCATTCGATTTGGACTTATCGCCCTTTCTGTTCTGGCCGCGATCGCAGGTTGCGGAAACAAGCCGACCGAAGAGCAGCCCGCGGCATCGGGTGGCGGCGGTGCTAAGTCGGACAAGGAGTTCAAAGTTGCCTTGCTGACGCCCGGTCCCGTGAGCGACTCTGGTTGGAACGCAATGGCCAACGACGGCCTGATTCAGATTGAGGGCGACCTCGGCGCGAAAATCACGCAACGAGAATCCACCGGCACCAAGATTCGCGACGACCTTCGCGCATTTGGTCAAGAGGGCTATAGCCTCGTAATTGGTCACGGATACGAATACAACGAGCCCGCGGTCGAGGTGAGCAAAGACTTTCCCGATACCGTGTTTGTCACCTCCAGCGGCGGCAAATCTTCAAAGAATTCCGGCGCATTTCGGTTCTACTTAGAGCAAGGCTTCTACATCGCGGGCTATGTGGCCGGCAGCATGACGAAATCGGGCAAAGTCGCCATGATCGGCGGTCCCGACGTGCCGAGCATCCGCTCGACGTTCAAAGGCTTCCGTGCTGGCGCGCTTGCGGCCAACCCCAACGTGAAGGTGATCGAGACCTTTACCGGCAAGGAAAGCGATGTCGCCGCCGCTAAGCTGGCGACCACCGCGGCTCTTGCCGAAGGCGCTGACTTCGTGATTCACCAAGCGAACGCCGCCGCGCAAGGCGTGTTTGATGCGTGCAAGGAGAAGGGCGCGTTTGCCTTTGGGGCGAACAGCGATCAGAATTCCAACGCCAGCGGCGTGGTGATCGGTTCGGCGCTCATCAACGCGAAGCCCGCGTTTGTTGCGCTGGCCCGCGAAGTCAAGGAAGGCAAATATGGCGGCGGCATCAAGCTCATGGGCATTGATATCGGCGCGATTGACTTCGTTTGGAATCCCGCGCTGGATGCGAAGGTGCCGGCCGAGCTAAAGGAGAAGGTGAAGACGCTCGCCGATGACCTTCGCACCGGCAAGATTCTCGCTCCGAAAGACGAGTTCTAA